From Jiangella mangrovi:
GCCGCCGACCTCGCCGCCGCTCTCCGCACGATCGCGTCGAGCTAGAGCGCGCCAGACGGACTCCGCCGCGACATGGACAGCCTGGGATTGATCATGGAGAAGGGCAGGGTCCACGGCACTGTAGACCTGCACTTCCCCATGATCATCCAGGATCGGTGGGGTGATGGCACCACCGATCCTTGATGATCATGGGACGGATGCCGCTCGACGGCGCAAGCTGGCTTGTCGCCCGCCCGGGCCGGGTCGCACACGCACGCCACGACCCTAGGATCCGCGGGCCGCGCGAAAGCTAGCCCGGCGGTGCGGGCCCGGACTGCTCGCGCGTCGACGCGAGGTAGCTGCCGACGGTGTTGACCAGCGCGACGATCGGCACCGCGATGATGGCGCCGATGATCGAGCCGGCCAGCGTGCCGATGGCGACGGCGACCGCGACGGCCAGCGGGTGGACGCGCACCATGCGGCCGAGGATGAACGGCTGGAAGACGTTGCTCTCGATCTGCTGGACGACGATGAGCCCGGCCAGCACGACGATGGCGATCAGCAGGCCCTGCGTCACGAGCGCGACCAGCACGGCCACCGTCCCGGTGACGAACGCGCCGATGAGCGGCACGAACGCCCCGAAGAACACCAGCACGCCGAGCGGCAGCGCCAGCGGCACCTGCAGGATGAACAGCAGCACGGTGATGGCGACGGCGTCGAACAGCGCCACCAGCACCGTCCCGCGGATGTACTGGCCGAGGGTCAGCCAGGCGACGTCGCCGGCGGCCGCCGCGCGGGCCCGCGCCCGCGCCGGGAACAGCCGCACCAGCCAGGTCCAGATGCGCTCGCCGTCGTAGAGGAAGAAGATCAGCGCGAACAGCGCCAGCGCCAGCCCGACCAGGATCTCGATGGCGACGGTGGCGGCGGTGGCCGCCTGCTCGGTGACGGAGCTGTCGTCCTGGAACACCGCGACGGCGCGGTCGATGTAGCCGTCGAGCTGGGCCTCGTCGATGCTGAACGGCGGGCCGGCCAGCCAGTTGCGGACCTCTTGCAGGCCCTCTTCGGCCTGGTCGACGACGTCCTCGAACTGGCCGCCGACGGCGTTGCCCACCAGCGTCAGCGAGCCGACCACGACGAGCAGGAACGCGACGAACACGACGGCGGCAGCGGGCCCGCGCCGCCAGCCGGCGAGGCAGAGGCGGCGCACCAGCGGCTGCAGGCCGGCCGCCAGCAGCAACCCGGCCACGAGCGGGAAGATGACGACGCGCAGCTCCCACGCGAGCCAGCCGACGCCGGCCACCGCCGCGGCGATGACGATGAGCCGCCAGCTCCAGTCGGCGGCGTCGCGGACGACGCGGGGCACCGGGTGCTGGTCGGGCGGCCGGGGCGCGTGCACCTCGGCGGGCGGTGGCGGCACCGGTCCCGGCACGGGCGCGACCGGCTCCGGCACCAGTCCGGCGGACGGCGGGACGGTGCCGTCGGGCGAGGGGATGACGCCCTCGGCGGGCGGCAGCGCGCCGGGCACACCACCGGGCGGCGCGGCCTGCTGACCGGCCGCGGCGGCCTGCGCGAGCCGCTGGCGGGCGTCGGAGAGCCAACGGGTCATGCGCACCAGACGATCCGGCACAGGGTCAGCCTGACACACGCCCCCGACAGCCCGAGCGAGCGGCTAGCGGCGTCCGGGGAAATTCTTCGCCATCCCGCGTCATGATCCGGCCCGGTCCCCGTCGTGGTGGGTGCAAGGGTCGGACCGAAGCGTGCGCGAGAACGGGGAGTTCCGAGGATGACGGTGTTCAACCACGACGGCCTGCCGGCGACATCGTTGCTGGCTGCCTGGCTGGACCGGCCGATGCCGGCGAGCGCACACGACGACGGCGCCCTTCTCGATACGGGCCGGGCGGAGGCAACCACAGGGGAGCTGCCTCCGCCCGGCGTCGAGGCGGTGATCGACGCGCTGTGCGCGGCCGAGCCCGATCCCGAGGACGTCTCCCAGGGCCTGACGGTGTTCGCCTGGGAGCGGTCGGCGACGACGGGCGACCTCACCTGTCTGCTGGACGAGGTGGACGAGCTCTGGGACGTCCTCGAGGCGTCCGTCGGCGCCCCGCTCCCCCGCGCGACGGCACGGCACCGCGTGGTCGACGCGTGGGTCGACGCCGTCGCCGCCGAACGGGGTTCGCCCGGCCTCGACCCGCTGTCCGGACTGCACACCGCGGGCTACCTCTACGGCCGCGTCAACGAGCTCGACCGGCTGTCCGGGGTGGAGCCGTCGGCGCTGGTCCTGATCGTGGTCCGGTGGGATCCGGCGGACGGTCCGTGGCTGCGGATCGCCCGCATCCTGCAGGCGGCGTCGGCGCTGCGATCACGGGTCCGCCCGGCGGCCACGCTGAGCCAGGTCGGCACCACGATGGCGCTGGCCCTCGTACCCGACGATGCGCAGGCACGGGTCGAGCGGATCTCCTTGACGAAGGCGGTCGAAAACGGTGAACTGAGCACAGCAAATGTGCGGGTCGACGTGTTCGCTGTTCCGGACTCTCGAGTGAGATTGCCTGAACTCGTGACTCGGCTGTATGGGGGGGCTAATGTCGATCATGCCATCAGGCCGCCCAGGTACCGTCACTCAGGGAGAGGTTCCCTGGACTGAGCTGCCTGGGTGGAACCGGGATAGCGAGAACAGGTGACGATTCCAGCAGACGCCGCCAGCGACGAACAGCTCATCGCGCGCACGCGCGAAGGCGACATGGGCGCCTACGACGAGCTGTACCGTCGCCATGTCGACGACGCCTCCAAGGTCGCCCGCATCGTCACCAACAACAGCGACGAGGCGCAGGACGTCGTCTCCGAGGCGTTCACCCGGGTGCTCACCCGGCTGCGCGAGGGCGGCGGTCCCGACCTCGAGTTCGCGCCCTACCTCAAGACGGTGGTGCGCCGCCTCGCCATCGACCGGCACCGCGGCTCGCAACGCGACGGCTCGCAGACCGACCCGTCCATCCTCGACATCCTGCCGACGGCCGACGACGCCATGGCCCGGTCCACCGACCGCCAGCTGGTCCGGCACGCGTTCGAGACGCTGCCCGAGCGGTGGCAGCAGGTGCTCTGGCACACCGAGATCGAGGGCCGCTCGCCGGCATCGCTGGCGCCCGCCCTGGGCAGCTCGGCGAACGCCGTCGCCGCCCTCGCCTACCGTGCTCGCGAGGGCCTGCGGCAGGCCTACCTCGCCGTCAACCTCTCCGCCGAGGTCCAGCCCGAGTGCCGCCCGTACGCGCCGAAGATCGCGTCGTACGTCCGCGGCACGCTGTCGGCGCACGACACGCGCGAGATGAGCGCCCACCTCGCCACTTGCGGGCACTGCCGCGAGCGGCGCGACGAGCTGCTGCTGCTCGTGTCGGACATGCGCGGCATCCTTTGGCCCGCTCTGCTGCTCCCGGCCTCCGGGGTCGCCGCCGGTGCGGTGGCGGCCGCCGGCGCGGGAGCCGCCGCCGGCGGTGGTGTGCTGGCGTTCCTCAACCCGGCCAGCTGGGGCAAGCAGGCCCGGCAGTTCGCGGCCGCCGGTGGCGCTGCCGCCGCGGCCGCGGCCATCGCCGTCGCAGCCTGGGCCCTGACCAGTGGCGACGACCCCGCCGACCCTCCCGCCGCCGCGCCCATCGTCAGCACCGAGCCCGAGCCACCGGCCGAGAACCCGCCGGCCGAGCCGCCCGCCGAGAACCCGCCCGCGCAGCCCCCGGCCGAAGAGCCCGAGGACCCGCCCGCGCAGCCGCCGGCCGACGAGCCCGTCGCCGACGACCCGCCGGAGCAGGAAGAGCCCGACACCGACGAGCCGCCGGCCGAACAGCCCGACGTCGAGCCGTCGCAGCCGTCCGAGACGCCGAGCTCCGAGCCCACGGTCGAGCCGACGCCCGACCCCACCCAGCCGCCGGTCGAGCAGGCTCCGGTCATCGACCAGCAGCCGCCGGCCAACCCCGTCGTCGTGGCGGGCGAGTCCATCACGCTGACGGTCGCGGTGTCGGGCAACCCGCCGCCGGACCTGCAGTGGCAGTACGCCGACCCGCCCGCGGGCTCCTCCGGCGGCGACGACGGCGAGCCGGTCGCGGTGACCGCCGCGAACTCCGGACCGAGGTTCTGGGTCACCCCGACCACCAGCGGCACGCCGTACCGCTACTCCGACCCGGTGCCGGGCGAGTCCACCGACGGCACCGCCGACGAGATCATCGAGCCCGCGCCGACGGCGGACGAGACCCCCGCCGACGAGCTCCCGGCCGAGGAGGACTGGGTCGACCTCGCCGGCGAGACCAGCGAGTCGCTGGTCATCACCGAGCCGACGGCCGACCTCGACGGCCGGGCCTACCGCGTCAAGGCCACCAACCCGCTCGGCACCATCACCACCGAGCCCGCGGTCATCTCGGTGCAGTACTCGCCGACCGTCGAGACCCACCCGCAGAGCGTCACCGTCGAAGAGGGCGGCACCGCGGTCTTCGAGGCCACGGCCGTCGCCAACCCCGACGCCATGACCATCACCTGGCAGGTCCGCGCGCCCGGCGGCGAGTGGGACGCGCCCGACACCGCCATCGCCACCACGCGGCAAGAGGGCGTCACGTCGACGCTCGAGCTCACCGGCGTCGGGTCCGAGCGCGACGGCTACCAGTACCGCGCCGTGTTCACCAACGACGTCGGCGAGGCCGCGACCGAGCCGGCCACGCTGACGGTGCACTGGGAGCCCGAGGTCACCGAGCAGCCCGAGTCGGCCGAGGTCGGGCCCGGCGCCGACGTCGAGTTCACCGCCAGCGCCTCCGCCAACCCCGAGGGCACCTGGGCCTGGGAGTCCGCGACGTCGTCCGACGGCCCGTGGACACCGGTCCCCGACGCCACCGGCTCCGGTTCCGACGCCGTGCTCACGCTGACCGGTGTCGCACTCGAGGACGACGGCACCCGCTACCGCGCCGTCTTCACCAACGAGCTCGGGTCGGTCACCACCGACGCCGCGACGCTCGAGGTGGTGCGGGCCGGCCGGTTCGAGGTCGACCTCGGCGACCACGGCACCCGCTGCCTCGTGGTCGACGGCCAGGGCATCCCGCGCGCCGGCGACTGCGCCGACGCCCCCAGCCGCGGCTGGGAGGTCCCCGACGACGGCACCATCGTCTGGCGGGCCACGGGCCAGTGCCTCGACGGCGTGCACCCCATCGACGCCGTCGTGCTTGCCGCCTGCGACGACAGCAACAGCCAGCAGTGGAACCTCGACCCCGAGACGTCGTCCAGCCAGTTGGTCAAGAGCGTGAAGTACCACGGCTTCGTCCTCGACATCGAGCAGGTGGCCGCTGACGGCCGGCTGATCCTCTTCCCGGTCCACCAGGGGGTCAACCAGCAGTTCCGCTACATCCAGCCGTAGGGCGTGTCTGACGGATCGTCCGCAGGCAGTCATCGGCCGCCGCTGTTGGTGCCCCGGTTCTCGTGTCATGGAGAAGGGCAACTCGATCAGCACCTTTCCATGATCGTCAAGGATTGGTGGGGTGATGACCCCACCAATCCTTGATGATCAAAGGCGGCCGGTCGCGGAATCGACAATCCGCCTGGCAGTCCCTGGCGTGTCGAGGCCCGATGGTGCACGCCTCGGCCACGTCGGTGTGAGATCCCAGCATGATCGGTGTAGCGCTGCTGTCGCTGTGGCAACAGTTTCCGCACCCCACACGGGGCAGTGATCTCGCACCGTTGCGATGCCGTCAGCGCCCGAAGGGCGGGCAGACGCACTCCTGCGACGGTCGCGCCGCCGAAGATCCACCAGACACGGCCGGGCCGCGTTCGGGCTGCGTTCCGGGCCGGATGTGCCGGACTGCGGCGGTCTGATTTCCGCCCCTCTGAACGCCTTCGGACTGCCCTTTCGACCGGTTCGTCCGCGGCCCAGAAATTCTTCGAGAAATTCTTCGTCAGGCGCGTCATAGCCGCGCCCTTCCACTGTCTTGTCGATCAAAGGGACCTGATCACCCGACACGACGGCGAAGGGGGAACTGGCCGCATGACCGCGTTGGCCGATCACATGAACACGCACGCAGAGGACTGGTTCGAGCTGCGGGACGCGTGGCGGGCGTACGCCGCCTGCCGGGGCATGGACACCGATCTCTTCTATCCCGAGGGTCGCGGCAGCACCCTGCGGGCCAGGGAACAGATCGCCAAGAACATCTGCTCGTCCTGCCCGGTCGCGCAGCAGTGCCGGGAGGCCTCCACGGCCCTTCCGGAGCGGTACGGCATCTGGGGCGGGCTGACCGAGGCCGAGCGGGGCTGGTCGCGCCGCTGACGGCCGGCCTCCCCCGCCCCGCCACCCCACCGGCACGCCCAACTCGGAACACCACCCGCACGACGCCTGGAAATGGCCGAAGTCACACTCTTCGTGGCGCCACGGATATTGTGACCCGCACCACATCCCTTCTCCTCGATCTTCCGGCCCGCCGCATTCCGCGGACCCGGCGGAAAGGCCGTGTCAGCCGAGTGTCAGGCGGATGTCAGACCAGCCATCGATACTGGTCGCATGTTTGCTTCGCTGGGCCGTTATGTCGCCCGTCACCCGTGGCAGATCATCGTCGCGTGGGTCGTGCTGGCGGTCGCCGTGATCCTCACCGCACCCGCCCTCACGTCCACCACCGACGAGGCCGAGTTCCTGCCTGACCACTACGAGTCCATCCAGGCCGCCGAGCTGCAGGCCGACGCGTTCCCCGACCGTACCGACATGGCCGCCATCATGGTCTTCGACCGCGAGGACGGCACAGCGCTGACCGACGACGACGTCGCCACCGTCGAGCAGATCTCCGGCGAGCTGGGCGAGCTGGGCCTGCCCGAGTTCGGCCCCATCGTGGCGAGCCCGCCGTCGGAGAACCGGCTGGTGCAGACGGCGGTCATCAGCCTGGCGCAGGACGCCAACCCGTTCGGCGAAGAGCTGATGGACAGCGTCCGCGACCTGCGCGAAGAAGCGAAGCCGCTGCTCGACGGCACCGACCTGCGCATGGGCGTCACCGGCGGCGCGGCGCAGGGCCTGGACTCCCAGGAGGCGGCCGCGAACGCCGAGGCGATCGTCGGCATCGTGACGATCCTGCTGATCCTCGGCCTGCTGTTCATCATCTTCCGCAGCCCGATCATCGCCTTCATGCCGATCATCGTCGTGGGCGTCATCTCGCAGGTGGCGACCGGACTCATCGCGTTCGCCAACGAGGCGTTCGACCTGCAGGCCGACTCGTCGATCACGGTCATCCTCATCGTGGTGCTCTACGGCATTGGCACCGACTACATCCTGTTCTTCCTGTTCCGCTACCGCGAGGCGCTGCGGCAGGGCCTCGACAGCAAGACCGCCGTGGCGCACAGCATCGAGCGGGCCGGCGAGGCGATCGCGTCGGCCGGCGGCGCGGTCATCGTCGCGTTCATGGCGCTGGTCCTGTCGACGCTGGGCATCTTCCGCTCCATCGGCCCGGCGCTGGCCATCGCGGTCGCGGTGACGGTGCTCGCGGCGCTCACGCTCGTCCCGGCCATCGTGTCGCTGCTGGGCACGAAGGTGTTCTGGCCCTCCAAGGCGTGGAAGAACGAGCCGAAGGCGGCCCGGTTCGGGGCCATGGGCGACGCGCTGGGCCGGCACCCGGTCCGGTTCGCCCTCGTGTCGGGCCTGGTGCTGGCCGCGCTCGCGGTGTTCGCGTTCGGGTTCCGGCCGACGTTCGACCTCTCCGACACCGGCGTGCCCGCCACGGCGGAGTCGTCGTTGGCGCTCGAGACGCTGCAGAAGGGCCTGCCGCCGGGTGCCACCGACCCGACGTCGGTGCTCCTGCACAGCACCGACGGCAGCCGGCTCGACGACGCCGCCCTCGCCGACTTCGGCACCGCGCTCGGCGGAGCCCCCGGCGTCGCGCAGGTCGCCACCCCGCCGGCGGTGTCCGAGGACGGCACCACGGCCGCGTTCAGCGTGGTCCTCGACTCCGACCCCACCTCGGACGCGTCGATGGACAACGTCGCCGGGCCCCTCCGCGACACCGCTCACGACGCCGCACCCGACGGCACAGAAGCGCTGGTCGGCGGCACCACGTCGGTCTTCGTCGACCTGCAGGACGCCATGAACCGCGACTACTCCGTCGTGTTCCCGGTGGCCGCGCTGATCATCATGGTCATCCTGGCCGTGCTGCTGCGCAGCCTGGTCGCGCCCTGGTACCTCATGGCGTCGGTGGGCCTGGGCTTCGGCGCGACGCTGGGCGCGTCGGTGCTGCTGTTCCAGACGATCCAGGGCGACGACGGGCTGATCTTCATGCTGCCCATCTACATCTACCTGTTCGTCGTGGCGCTGGGCACCGACTACAACATCCTCATGGTGGCCCGGTTGCGCGAAGAGTCGCGCAACGGCCTCGAGCCGCGCGACGCCGCGGCCATGGCGGTCCGGCACGCCGGCCCCACGGTCGCCGCGGCCGGGCTCATCCTGGCCGGCACGTTCGCCTCGCTCATGCTGGGCGGCAACGCGCTGCTGGTCTCCATGGGCTTCGCCATCTCGTTCGGCATCTTCGTCGCGGCGTTCGTCATGGCGATGTTCTTCACGCCGGCGCTGACGGCGCTCATCGGGCACGCGGCCTGGTGGCCCGGTCACGGCGACCGGCGCGACGAGCCGGCGCCGCCGAGTGCGGACCAGCTGGTCAGGTCCGCCGACTGATCTCGCCCCCGGCCCCGGCCCCGGATGCAACCCGCGTCCGGGGCCGGTCCGTGTAGAGATCGACAGAACTCGTCTCTCCGGGAGCACTCGATGCGGCCGATCCGGCTCACCGCCACCGTTCTCACCGCCGCGGCGCTGGTCGCCACGGCCTCTGCGGCCGGCGCGGCCGACACCTCACCGGACGGCGCATCCGCGGGGCCGCCCGGCGACACGGCCGCGCCGGCCGCAGCGGAACGGACGGTCACGCTGCTCACCGGGGACCGGGTCGTCGTCCGGTCCGGGCTCGACGGTGTGGAGCGGGTCACCGTCGAGCCCGCCGACGGCCGCGACGGCGTCGCGTACACCCAACGACGCACCGACGACGGCGGCCTCCGCGTGATCCCGGCCGACGCCCTCGACGACGTCGCCGAGGGCCGCCTCGACGCGCGGCTGTTCGACGTCACCGCGCTGCTCGAGCAGGGCTATGACGACGCCTCCGAGGCCGAGCTGCCGCCGCTCGACGAGCCCGCGGAGCCGGAGGCCGCCACCGACGCCGAGGCGGCCGACACGTTCGACCTCACGCTCGAGGCGATCGACCGGGATGGGCAACCGACCCACGTGGTCGTCGACCTCGGCGACCTGGGCGCCGGGACGGTCCACGACATCCTCGTCTCCGATGAGGAGCCCGAGACCGTGCACCTTCCCGCCGGCATGTACGACCTCACCACCACCATCTTCACGCCGGACCCCGCCGACC
This genomic window contains:
- a CDS encoding AI-2E family transporter, with translation MTRWLSDARQRLAQAAAAGQQAAPPGGVPGALPPAEGVIPSPDGTVPPSAGLVPEPVAPVPGPVPPPPAEVHAPRPPDQHPVPRVVRDAADWSWRLIVIAAAVAGVGWLAWELRVVIFPLVAGLLLAAGLQPLVRRLCLAGWRRGPAAAVVFVAFLLVVVGSLTLVGNAVGGQFEDVVDQAEEGLQEVRNWLAGPPFSIDEAQLDGYIDRAVAVFQDDSSVTEQAATAATVAIEILVGLALALFALIFFLYDGERIWTWLVRLFPARARARAAAAGDVAWLTLGQYIRGTVLVALFDAVAITVLLFILQVPLALPLGVLVFFGAFVPLIGAFVTGTVAVLVALVTQGLLIAIVVLAGLIVVQQIESNVFQPFILGRMVRVHPLAVAVAVAIGTLAGSIIGAIIAVPIVALVNTVGSYLASTREQSGPAPPG
- a CDS encoding sigma-70 family RNA polymerase sigma factor, with the translated sequence MTIPADAASDEQLIARTREGDMGAYDELYRRHVDDASKVARIVTNNSDEAQDVVSEAFTRVLTRLREGGGPDLEFAPYLKTVVRRLAIDRHRGSQRDGSQTDPSILDILPTADDAMARSTDRQLVRHAFETLPERWQQVLWHTEIEGRSPASLAPALGSSANAVAALAYRAREGLRQAYLAVNLSAEVQPECRPYAPKIASYVRGTLSAHDTREMSAHLATCGHCRERRDELLLLVSDMRGILWPALLLPASGVAAGAVAAAGAGAAAGGGVLAFLNPASWGKQARQFAAAGGAAAAAAAIAVAAWALTSGDDPADPPAAAPIVSTEPEPPAENPPAEPPAENPPAQPPAEEPEDPPAQPPADEPVADDPPEQEEPDTDEPPAEQPDVEPSQPSETPSSEPTVEPTPDPTQPPVEQAPVIDQQPPANPVVVAGESITLTVAVSGNPPPDLQWQYADPPAGSSGGDDGEPVAVTAANSGPRFWVTPTTSGTPYRYSDPVPGESTDGTADEIIEPAPTADETPADELPAEEDWVDLAGETSESLVITEPTADLDGRAYRVKATNPLGTITTEPAVISVQYSPTVETHPQSVTVEEGGTAVFEATAVANPDAMTITWQVRAPGGEWDAPDTAIATTRQEGVTSTLELTGVGSERDGYQYRAVFTNDVGEAATEPATLTVHWEPEVTEQPESAEVGPGADVEFTASASANPEGTWAWESATSSDGPWTPVPDATGSGSDAVLTLTGVALEDDGTRYRAVFTNELGSVTTDAATLEVVRAGRFEVDLGDHGTRCLVVDGQGIPRAGDCADAPSRGWEVPDDGTIVWRATGQCLDGVHPIDAVVLAACDDSNSQQWNLDPETSSSQLVKSVKYHGFVLDIEQVAADGRLILFPVHQGVNQQFRYIQP
- a CDS encoding WhiB family transcriptional regulator, with protein sequence MNTHAEDWFELRDAWRAYAACRGMDTDLFYPEGRGSTLRAREQIAKNICSSCPVAQQCREASTALPERYGIWGGLTEAERGWSRR
- a CDS encoding MMPL family transporter, with amino-acid sequence MFASLGRYVARHPWQIIVAWVVLAVAVILTAPALTSTTDEAEFLPDHYESIQAAELQADAFPDRTDMAAIMVFDREDGTALTDDDVATVEQISGELGELGLPEFGPIVASPPSENRLVQTAVISLAQDANPFGEELMDSVRDLREEAKPLLDGTDLRMGVTGGAAQGLDSQEAAANAEAIVGIVTILLILGLLFIIFRSPIIAFMPIIVVGVISQVATGLIAFANEAFDLQADSSITVILIVVLYGIGTDYILFFLFRYREALRQGLDSKTAVAHSIERAGEAIASAGGAVIVAFMALVLSTLGIFRSIGPALAIAVAVTVLAALTLVPAIVSLLGTKVFWPSKAWKNEPKAARFGAMGDALGRHPVRFALVSGLVLAALAVFAFGFRPTFDLSDTGVPATAESSLALETLQKGLPPGATDPTSVLLHSTDGSRLDDAALADFGTALGGAPGVAQVATPPAVSEDGTTAAFSVVLDSDPTSDASMDNVAGPLRDTAHDAAPDGTEALVGGTTSVFVDLQDAMNRDYSVVFPVAALIIMVILAVLLRSLVAPWYLMASVGLGFGATLGASVLLFQTIQGDDGLIFMLPIYIYLFVVALGTDYNILMVARLREESRNGLEPRDAAAMAVRHAGPTVAAAGLILAGTFASLMLGGNALLVSMGFAISFGIFVAAFVMAMFFTPALTALIGHAAWWPGHGDRRDEPAPPSADQLVRSAD